The sequence CCGAAAATACTACACGCCGATCCTCGATGACTGCATACAGTCAGACTACGGATTCAACATGTGGACCTACTCCCGCATCGATACCGTTCGGGCGAACGTCCTCGACAAATTCAAGCAGGCCGGGGTCAACTGGCTCGCGCTGGGCATCGAAGCCGGCAACCAAATGGTCCGTCAGGAGGTCTCGAAAGGGACGTTCCGGGAAGTCAATATTCGAGACGTCTGCAAGACGATCCGCGACTCTGATATCAACATCATCAGCAACTACATATTCGGCTTCCCGGAAGACACTCAGGAAACGATGCAAGAGACGCTGGCTCTCGCCCTCGAGCTGAACACCGAAATGGCAAATATGTATCCTTGCCAGGCGCTGCCAGGCAGCCCGCTCTACTACACCGCGCGCACGAACGGATGGGAGCTGCCGCAGAAGTTCGAAGAATTTGCTTTCCTTTCGTACGAGAGCGTGCCGATGCGAACGAAGTATCTGTCAGCCGCGGAGGTCCTGAGGTTTCGCGACGAGGCGTGGCAGACCTACTTCCGAGATCCGTCCTATCTCGCACTCGTCGAAAGAAAGTTTGGCACGGCCGAACGTCGCAACGTCGAGCAGATGTCGGAAATCCGGCTCAAGCGGAAATTGCTGGGTGATTGAGCAGTGCCCATCCATGCTAATCCCTTGAGTCCGGTCGAGCCCCACAGACCAGCCGCGCGAGTTCCACAGTGATCATCACCAGGACCCCGTACCGCGTTTCCTTCTTTGGCGGGGGTACAGACTACCCCGCCTGGATCCAGGAACACGGCGGGGCCGTACTCGCGACTGCAATCGACAAATACTGCTACATTACCTGCCGAAGGCTCCCGCCATTTTTCGAGCACAAGCATCGCATCGTCTACTCGATCATCGAGAACGTCTCGAACATCGACCAGATCAAGCATCCGGCGGTACGCGCGACGATGCAGCACGAAGGTGTGGCTGAAGGGCTCGAAATCCATCATGACGGCGACCTTCCCGCCCGATCGGGACTTGGATCGAGCTCCTCCTTCACCGTAGGCTTGCTTCATGCCTTGCAAGCGCTGCGCGGCGCCATGTCGAACAAGGATGCGTTGGCGAAGACTGCGATCCATATCGAGCAGGAATTGCTTCACGAGAACGTCGGTTGCCAGGACCAGATCATCTCCGCCTTCGGCGGCATGAACTATGTCAGATTCCGGGAAGACGGGACATTCGACGTGTCGCCGGTGATCGCTTCGCCCGAACGTAAGGCCGCGCTCAAGTCCCATCTGATGCTCTGCTTCACGGGGTTTTCGCGTTTTTCATCTGATGTAGCGAGATCCCAGCTTGAAAACATGGCAGCCAGTGCCGCCCGACTGAAGCGCATGCGTGCCATGGTGGACGAAGGCCTCGAGATCTTCGTAAACCGCTCGCTCCCGATCGAAGCATTCGGCGAGCTCCTGCATGAAGCCTGGCTCGCCAAGCGAACCTTGTCGAACAAGGTGACGACGGACGAGATCGACGCGATCTATGAAGCCGCGCGCGAGGCCGGAGCGATCGGTGGAAAGCTGCTCGGCGCGGGCGGTGGCGGCTTCATGCTCCTTTTCGCCAAGCCGGAGCGGCACGCGGCGATCCGCGAAAAGCTCAAGGGTCTGATTCACGTGCCGTTCGATTTCGAAGATTCCGGCAGCCGCGTGGTCCTCTATCAACCGAACGGTCTATGAACATGATGACGGAATCGGCTTCCTCCATCGAAATTCGCGGACTTGCATGCACGCGGCCTCACCGCCCCGACCCGAAAGGCGTGCTCCGTGGCGGTCAGTCCGCAGCGATCTCCCCCACCAGAATCGTTCAAGTGAGGCCGTCTCTTGATCAGCAATAGCGTCAACCTGCGCGACAAGGCGAACTGGGTCTGGAGGGAGACCTTGTCGGTGCACCGTCGCGCCCCCGAGACGCGCATCGCGTCCTCACTGTCCTCCATCGAGATTTTCGTCGCCCTGTATTATGGGGGCGTTCTGAATATCGACCCCACCGATCCCCGATGGGATGGACGCGATCGTTGCGTGATCAGCAAGGGACATGGTTCGATCTGCATGTACCCGATCCTGGCGGATCTCGGCTTTTTCCCGGCCGCCGAACTCGATCGCGTCTGCAAGGCCGGCGGCATTCTGGGCGGGATTCCCGATCCCATCATTCCCGGCTACGAAACCGTCAATGGGTCTCTGGGCCATGGCCTCGGTGTCGGAGCGGGAATGGCGCTGGGGCTGAAGCGCGGCGGCGCGAAGCAGCGCGTCTTCGTGGTCTGCGGAGACGGCGAACTGCATGAAGGCGCCAATTGGGAAGCCATCATGTTTGCATCCCAGCATGAGCTCGACAATCTTCACCTCATCGTCGACAACAACAGCATTGCGATGCTCGGCTTCACCGACGACATCGTTTCCCACGCCGGGCTCGTGAAGCGGCTCGAGGCATTCGGCTGGCAATGCGTCGAGGTCGATGGTCACGACGTGCTGGCCGTACAAGAACAGCTGTTGAGCCTGAAGGCGATCAACAACCGGCGACCGAAGGCGCTCGTCGCACGAACGCTGAAAGGACGCGGCGTTCCCGGCCTGGAGAATGAGGCTCTTTCTCACATCCTGGCGCCGAAAGCTGAACTTCTCGACGAACTCCTGAAGGCCTCCGATGAGCGTTAAACCGCGAGCGATGCGCGATGCGCTGTTGGATCAAATACATCGGGCCATGGCCCATGATCCGAAGATTTTCTTCGTCTCGGCCGACTTTGGGTCTCCGGTGCTGGATCGCATTCGCGCCGACCATCCCGCGAGGTTCGTGAATGTCGGCGTAGCCGAGCAAAATCTGATCAACATCTCCTCGGGACTTGCGCTCGAAGGCTACAAGGTCTTCGCCTACGCCATCGCCCCTTTCATCACGATGCGGTGCTTCGAGCAGATCAGGGTGAGCCTGGCTCTCTTGTCCGAGGTCCGCCCGATGAACGTCAATCTGATCGGCGTCGGCGCAGGTTACAGCTATGTCGTCTCCGGCCCGACGCACCAGTGTTACGAAGACATCACGCTGATGCGCGGGCTACCGAACTTCCAGGTGCTCTCGCCATCCGATCACATCACCACTGAAAACCTCTTCGGAATTTGTGCCGGCACGATCGGCCCCAAATATCTCCGTCTCGATGCTCAGGTGTTGCCCGTCCTGTACCCGGACGGCCCGCCGGATGTCACCAAGGGATTTCACGTTCACCGCCGCGGCCGGAAGATCTGTCTTGTCGCCACGGGTTACATGGTCCACACGGCATTCATCGTCGCCGACCGGCTACGCGAAGCCGGAATTGATATCGGCCTCGTCGACCTGTTCGACCTTGCCCGCTTTTCCGCGAAGGCTCTGCACGACGAGCTGTCGCCGTACCAGACCATCGTCAGCATGGAAGAGGGATTCGCCGGCCGCGGCGGCCTCGACGCCCTGCTCTACAATTTCCTCGGACATGGCGCGCTCGACGCCAAGCTGCTCAACGTCGGCGTCGAAGGCGGCTATCGCTTCGAGCTCGGATCGCGTGCGGAATTGCATGAGCAAGTCGGCATAGGCCCCGACGTGGTGACCAAGCGCCTGCTGCAGATTTCGGCTTCATCCTCCAAGACTCTCCCTCCCCTGAACGGTGGTCGCCCGCAATGAAATTCCCCCTGATGCGCAACAATATCGCGCGCGAAGATCTGGACGCTCTCATCGAGCACTTGAAGCAGGACGACCCGATCCTCACCAACGGTCCGAACGTCCGCGCGTTCGAGCAGGAATGGAACGAATGGCTGGGCACCAAGTACAGCGTCCTCGTCAACTCCGGCGCCTCTGCCAATCTCCTGACGATGGCCATTCTCAAGATCCGCCATCCCGAGGGTGGCGAGGTGATCGTGCCGCCGCTCACGTGGATTTCGGACGTCGCGTCGGTGATCCAGAACGGCTTCACGCCGGTGTTTGTCGACATTGATCCGACGACCCTGGCGATGGATGCAACGAAGATCATCGATGCCATCACCAAACGGACACGCGCCGTATTTCTGACCCATGTGCAGGGCTTCGACGGATTGACCGACGAGTTGATCCAGCATCTCGAGAAAGCCGGAATTCCGCTGATCGAAGACGTTTGCGAATCTCACGGCGCGACGCATCGCGGCAAGAAGCTCGGCAGCTTCGGCTGGATATCGAATTTCTCCTTTTATTATGCCCACCACATGACGACCATCGAAGGCGGCATGATCTGCACCAACGATCATGCGGCCTATCAAGCGGCACGCATGCTGCGGTCCCACGGCATGGTGCGAGAAGCCAACGATCCGGCCATCAAGGAGTCCTACGTTGCGGCTCACCCGGATCTGAATCCCGATTTCATCTTTGCTCACGCCGCCTATAACGTGCGCAATACGGAGATCGGGGGCATCCTCGGCCGGCGGCAGCTTCCTCGGCTCGACGCCAACGTAGAACTCCGGACAGCGAACTTCCTTCGTTTCCTGTCGCGCATCAACCCCGACAAGTTCCGTACGGATTTCAAGACAGAGGGCTCCAGCAACTACGCCTTTAATCTGGTGCTGCGTCAGCCCGATATGGACCTCGCCGAACGTCTGATGTCGGCCATGCGCGCCGCCGGCATCGAGTTTCGCAGAGGCAGCGCCGGCGGAGGCAATCAACTCCGTCAGCCGTATCTGAAATCATTCGTCCCGGCCGAACATTACAAGAAATTCCCGCAAACCGACCACATCCACTTCTTCGGCTTCTACATCGGCAATTTTCCCGACCTCAGAATTGATGAGGTCGATGAGATTTGCGCCATCCTCAACGCGGTGAACTGAGATCAACAGCCATGCAGGCAATCCTGGCGGTCGACAAGAATAGGCGTCTCCACGCCGCGGTTTCCGACTTGCCCCACGAGCAGTGTCGCGCAGCCGGCCTATCGGGATCCGGTTCTTGCCCCGTCGGAGTGCCGATATGACCGCCGCGAGAGCAGCCCTGCTGACGAGACTGACGGCCTCGATCGAGGCGAAGCGAGCGCTCCTATCGGATCTGGACCGGATTGCCGCATTCGAAGCAATTGCCGATGTCGTCGTCGCTACGTACAAGTCCGGCGGGCGTCTCTATATCGCGGGCAATGGCGGATCTGCGGCGGATGCCCAGCACCTGGCTGCCGAGTTCGTCAGCAAACTCGCCCGAGATCGCGCGCCGTTGGCAGCGGAGGCACTGACCGTCGATACGTCGATCCTGACCGCGATCGGGAACGACTATGGGTTCGATGCGGTCTTCTCCCGCCAGATCGAGGGAAAGATGACAGCCAAGGACATCTTTCTCGGAATAACCACATCCGGCAATTCAAGGAACATTCTCGAAGCGCTGCGCACTTGCCGCAAGCTGAACATCCGTACGATCATCTTCTCGGGCGGCAATGGCGGCCTCGCTGCCGAGGAAGCCGACCATTGCTTGCTCGCACCCAGCGAGGTGACCAGCACCATCCAAGAAATGCACATCATCTTTGCGCACGCACTCTGTGAATGCGTAGAGAATGCCATGTTTCCGGTCCGATCCACGTGACGCACGCTGTAGACGCGAACTCAGGCCATTCATAACAAGGGAAGCCCCCCAATATGAGCTACAACATTCTCGTGACTGGCGGCGCCGGTTATATCGGATCAACCCTGGTTCCCCGACTGTTGGACGCTGGCCACAAAGTGACCGTGCTGGACAATTTCATGTTCAAGCAGTCCAGTCTCAACCAGTGCTGCCATCACGAAGGCTTCAGCGTGGTTCAGGGTGACATCCGCAGCGAACAGACCATGCAGCCGCTCCTGAAGAAGGCCGACGTCATTTTTCCTCTCGCGGCTCTGGTCGGAGCTCCGCTGTGCAGCCGGGATCCCATTGGAGCCAAGACGACCAATCACGACGCCATAACGATGATGTTGAAGCATGTGTCGCGCAATCAGCGGATCATCATGCCGACCACGAACAGCGCCTACGGCTCCGGCGACGAGAACAACTATTGCACGGAAGACTCTCCGCTGCGCCCGATCTCGCAATATGCGATCGACAAGGTGGCCGTTGAAAAAGAGCTGATGGAGCATCCGAACGTCATCAGCTTCCGGCTGGCTACGGTGTTCGGAATGTCCCCCCGCATGCGTCTCGACCTGCTGGTCAACGACTTCGTCTACCGCGCGGCAAACGACCGTTTCGTCGTCCTCTTCGAGGGACATTTCAAGCGCAACTATATTCATGTCCGCGACGTCGCGCGGGTCTTCGAGCACGGGCTTGAAAACTTCGAGAGCATGAAGGGCCAGATCTTCAATGTTGGTCTTTCAGACGCGAACGTGTCCAAGAAGGAACTCTGCGAACACATCCAGAAATTCGTCCCTGAGTTTTGTTTTGTGGACGCCGAGGTGGGTCGCGACCCCGACCAGCGCAACTACATCGTCTCCAACGCGAAGGTCGAGAAGACCGGATATCGCCCCAATGTTTCGCTGGATGATGGCATCCAGGAACTGCTGAAGGGGTTCGTCATGATCAAGAACAGCATCTATGCGAATGTTTGACCATCGACCGGTGGGCTGGTCATCGATCCTGGCTTGCCCGCCCGAGGTGGTCTAGACGTCAGCGAGGGAACGCCGATGGCGAACGTGCCGTTTGAGTTGAAGGGAAAGAGCGTTTTTGTCGCTGGCCACCGGGGAATGGTCGGCGGCGCGCTTGTCCGCCGGCTCGAGCAGGAAGATGTTCGACTGGTGACCATCGAGCGAAAGGAGCTCGATCTGCGGGACCAATCAGCGGTCTTCGCCTGGTTCTCCAAAGCGCGCCCCCAGGTGATATTTCTAGCCGCGGCCAAGGTCGGCGGAATCGTTGCCAACAATACTCTGCGCGCCGAATTCATCTACGACAACATCGCCATTGCCGCGAACATCGTTCATGCCGCGCATCTGAACGCCACGGAAAAGCTCATGTTCCTGGGCTCCTCCTGCATCTATCCGAGGCTCGCCGCCCAACCGATGCGCGAAGATTCGGTACTGACAGGAGCGCTCGAGCCGACGAATGAGCCCTATGCGATAGCGAAGATCGCCGGCCTCAAGATGGTGGTGGCTTATCGAAGCCAATACGGCTCTGATTTCATCAGCGTCATGCCGACCAATCTCTATGGCCCCGGTGACAACTACCATCCCGAGCACAGCCATGTGATGGCCGGCTTGATACGCCGCTTTCACGAAGCCAAGCTATCCGGCGCAGCACGCGTGGCCGTCTGGGGGACGGGTGCACCGAAGCGTGAATTTCTATACGTTGACGACATGGCGGATGCTTGCGTGCGCCTGATCAAGACCTATTCGAGCTCCGAACTCGTCAACATCGGCACCGGTGAGGAGGTCACCATCGGTCAACTTGCCCGCCAGATCGCGGACACCGTCGGCTATCGCGGCGAGATCGTCTTCGACACGTCGCGTCCCGACGGCTCGCCGCGCAAGCTGCTCGATACGAGTCGGATGGCCGAGCTGGGATGGCAGGCGCGAACGCCGCTCAAGGAGGGTCTCAAGCTGGCTTACGCGGCTTATTTGTCGGAACAAACAGCCTAGCAGGCGAAGGCCTGCCCTCGCCTGAACCAATTAATCCTGCTCGAGGCGCTTGGGCTCCGCGCGAAAATCGAGCAGCACGATCCAGAAGCAAACCAGCGCGATGACGAGGAGGATGAAACTGCCCTCGAATGGCGCCCCGAGAAGCGAGATCAGGGACGGAAAGGCGAGGCCGACGGTGAGAATGCCGGCGAGTGCCATGGCCGGCAGGTCGACCACGAGGATCGCGGCATAGAGCGCGAGCTCGAAGAAGGCATACTCCTTGAGGCGCGGCGAGCTGAGATAGAGCGCGAACATCGCCAGCACCGTGATGCGCATGGCGACGCGGGGATGATCCATCAGCCAGCGGTCGAGGCGCATCGGAAGCGATCCCCCCTCCCCCTCCGGCCGGCTGCCGACCGCGCGCAGGACGGACAGGGCGAACGGCACCAGCACGAGCGCGAGTGCGGCGAGCGCATAGGCCGCGAACAGCGCGGGCTTCCCGCCACCGAGCCCAACATGGTCCATGACGCTCAGCACCAGCAGCAGCAATGACGGATTGGCCTCCAGGAGATCGACAACATGCTGGTCGGGGATCTGCCCCGCCATCGCGAGCTGCCAGCTTGCGAACAGATCAGGATACAGCAGCTTCGATAACAGGATCGGGACGCCAAAGCTGAAGGCCGCCACTGCGATCAAAGCCAGCTTGCGGCCGCGCGGCAGCGGCAGGAAATAGAGCGCCGCGAGCACCGGGAAGAACACCAGCTTGAACGAGGTGACGAGGCCGAGCAGCGCGGCGCCGGCGAGGCGCCACGAGAAGCCCTGATCTTTCGAGGCTTCCGATGGAAGCGGCCGAAGCAAGAGCTTTAGCGCGATCGCGGTCAGCAAACCGCTCAGGATCGCAAAATTCCCAGATGCCACCACCCATTCGAAGCCGACGAAAGCGCCGAGCGCGCAGAGCACCCGGAGCGCAACATCGCGCGCCCTCGAAGGCGCTCGGCCAAGGCCAGGCAAGAGCAGCCCGCAGAGCACGGCGAGGACGACAAAGATGCCTCTGTAATGCTTGACTAGAGCGCCGCCGGCGCAGAGGGGGCGGAAGACGTCCAGCGTTACCGGCAGATAGGGATAAGAGAGCTTGGTGCCCTTCAGGTTCTTGACGAAGTAGGGATCCCGGCCCTCGACATGCGCCTCGACCGCTGCGCAATTGACCCGGGCGTCCCAGCCATATTTCAGATCGAGCGTGGCGTCGTTGGCGAGGTTGCCGAGCACCAGCAGCGCCGTCAGCGCGATCAGGCAGGCAAGCCAGACGTTCCGCCGTGCAGCCGCCGAAGGTGCCAGCCAACGTGCAGCATCTGTCATGTCGGACACTGGCAAATACCCTGTTTGGCTGGTTTCTCTGGGCCGGTGCGGCGCCTCATCGTCTCAGCCATACTGTGAACAGGATGCGTTTCGGTTTCATCCTGCCCGGTCGGAAAGGCCGCACCGGCCGCCGATCTTTGAAAAGCATGGTGAATCACTCGTTTCCAGCCAGGGCAATTGCCCGAGCTGCGGGGCGCTGGCCGGCAAGGAGCGGTGATATCTCACCAATTCTTGTTCGCCCCGGCCTCGCCTGACAGCCATCTCGAAACGGGGGTTGTGCAATGCAGCATCGGAAGAGATAAAAACCTCGATTTCAAAGGTGAGCTTCCTTGTCCGACGTCAATGCCGACGATTGGGTGTCCTCCGGACACCGTCCCATGGGTTTTCCCGAATTCGTCATCGTGATCGCGTCCATCATGGCGCTGAACCCGCTTGCGATGGACATGATGCTGCCGGCGCTGCCCAATATCGGCACCGCCTTCAAGATTCCCGTCGCCAACCATCTTCAGCTGGTGCTGTCGACCTTCCTGATCGGCTTCGGCGCGGGGCAGTTCATCATGGGCCCATTGTCGGACCGGTTCGGCCGCCGTCCCGTCTTGCTCGGCGGCATGACGGTCTATGCGGTCGCGAGCGTGCTCGCGATCGCAGCCCCCACGTTCGAAACGCTGCTGTTGGCTCGTGCGCTGCAGGGTTTTGGCACCGCGGCGACGCGGGTGATCGCGACCTCGATTGTTCGCGACTGCTATGTCGGCCGCCGCATGGCCAGCGTGATGTCGCTCGCGATGATGGTGTTCATCGCAGTGCCGGTAGTCGCCCCGTCCTTCGGACAAGCAGTGCTTCTGGTGTCGCAATGGCGCGGCATCTTCGTCGTGCTGACGCTGTACGGTCTGCTCGCGCTCGCATGGAGCGTGCTGCGCCTGCCGGAAACCCTGCCCGAGTCCGAGCGCCGCTCGCTGGCGCTTGGCGACGTGCTCGCGGCTTTCCGGCAGACCGTGACCCACCGACAGACCATCGGTTACGCGATTGCCGCGGGGAGTGTCATGGGCGCGTTGTTCGCCTTTGTGTTCTCGGCGCAGCAGGTCTTCACCGGCATCTACCATCTTGGCCATTATTTCCCCCTGGCCTTTGCGGCAATCGCCGCAGGCGTTGCCATCGCGGGCTTCCTCAACGCCAAGCTGGTCGGGCGGCTCGGCATGCGCGTGATCTCGCACGGCGCGCTGACGCTCTACACCGCGGTCGCCGGCGTCATGCTGATGACCGAAATTCTCGGCGTGCTGCCGCTGTCGCTGTTCATGGTGCTCTCCGCCCTGATGATGTTCTCGTTCGGCATGATGGTCGCCAACTTCACCGCGCTCGCGATGGAGCCGCAGGGCCACATCGCCGGCACCGCCTCCTCGCTCTACGGCTCGATCACGACGCTGATCGGAATCGTGGTCGGCATGGCGATCGGCCAGAGCTTCGACGGCACGCTGCTGCCGTTCTCGGTCGGCTTCTTCCTGTCGACGCTCGCCGCGCTCGCGATCGTACTGGTGGTGGAGAAAGGGCGGCTGTTCAAGCCGCATCATCGCCCGACCGCCTGAGGAACCAGCGGGCCAGCTCGATGTTGTACTGCAGCAAATCGAAAGGCCGCGGTATGGAACTGGAACACCACAACGACGATCGGGACGCGGAACCGCAGCAGCTGGAGCAGTCCGAGCCGGCCGAACGGACGGCGTTCACGCCGCCTTTCGTCAGCGAGGGGCTCGAGCGGCTGCGCGACAGCTACTGCTGAGCACGACTGCTAATCCAGCGCCCGCCTGCTGGCGCTGAAATCATCAGCTGCGCTTTCGGCAACCGCATCGCTCCGGCGCGGCGGCACCATCAGCACGACCACGATCCGCGTCACACCAGGCCTACCTGCCAGCGAAGCCTGCACGGTGAACTCACGCCTGACGAGGGATCCGGCCCGCGCCGACACCCAGTCCATCCATCGATTGCAATAATCCTGGCCCCGGAAGCAGAGTGCTGCCCAACCCCGGTCCAGCGACTGCTGCAACGAACCCAAGCTGCGTTGATAGTCGAATGCTCGTTCATGGTGCGGATGGTCGGAACTATAGAAGGCCATGGCAAAGGCCAGCGGATCATCGCCGCTCACGATGCTGAGCGGCTTGTCCGTCAGCTCGCGCCATTCGCGCGTCAATTTGCTGGCCGCCTCTGCATAAAATTCGCGCCCTTCCTCGTAGCCGTGACCGTTGCGGTAGGCGGCATGGACGGGCGCGGCGACCAGCACGGCGGCGAGCGCGACGCCGGCCGTGATCACGGTGAGATTGACGGTATAGAAGCGTTCGATCGGGTAGCTCGCGCCGCAGACCACGAGAACGGCGAACAGGAACAGCCCCTGCAACGCCCATAGCGAGGGCAGATCCGTGCCCATCACCAGCGACGTCGAGACCGGCAGCATGATCGTGCCGATCGTCACGTAGAACAGAAGCCGCAATCCCGGACTCATGGCGGCGAAGTCGGCCGGAAACTGCTGCAAGCGCGTCCCGGCGATGAACATCCAGAGCATGGCCGGAACGCTCATCGCCGCCGCGAGCCCGAGCACGAAATTCTTCGCCTCGCCGAGGGACATCGTTGCATAGCTGCCTGCGTGCACCAGTGCGTAGACGAAGGTCGATGCTCCCGTCGTCGCGAGCCAATGGATGTGCGGTGACAGCGCCGCGAGCCCGACGACGATCGAGATCCAGGGCGAAGCCGAGGTGAAATAGGCGCGCCGTGCTGGGTGGGCCAGCGCTGCAAATGCGAAACTCGCCACGAGAAAGATCGAATAATATTTGCCCAGCATTGCCAGCGCCGTCGTGCATCCCGCCGCGACGGCCCAAGATGCGGCGCGCGTCTCGAAGGCGCGGAGGAAGCACCAGGTTGCCAGCGGCCAGGTCGCGAGCAGCACCGCATTGGCATTGAAGCGCTGGGCATGGAATTGATAGGCCGGCGTCAGCATCAG comes from Bradyrhizobium sp. CCGE-LA001 and encodes:
- a CDS encoding GDP-L-fucose synthase family protein, whose translation is MANVPFELKGKSVFVAGHRGMVGGALVRRLEQEDVRLVTIERKELDLRDQSAVFAWFSKARPQVIFLAAAKVGGIVANNTLRAEFIYDNIAIAANIVHAAHLNATEKLMFLGSSCIYPRLAAQPMREDSVLTGALEPTNEPYAIAKIAGLKMVVAYRSQYGSDFISVMPTNLYGPGDNYHPEHSHVMAGLIRRFHEAKLSGAARVAVWGTGAPKREFLYVDDMADACVRLIKTYSSSELVNIGTGEEVTIGQLARQIADTVGYRGEIVFDTSRPDGSPRKLLDTSRMAELGWQARTPLKEGLKLAYAAYLSEQTA
- a CDS encoding transketolase; the encoded protein is MISNSVNLRDKANWVWRETLSVHRRAPETRIASSLSSIEIFVALYYGGVLNIDPTDPRWDGRDRCVISKGHGSICMYPILADLGFFPAAELDRVCKAGGILGGIPDPIIPGYETVNGSLGHGLGVGAGMALGLKRGGAKQRVFVVCGDGELHEGANWEAIMFASQHELDNLHLIVDNNSIAMLGFTDDIVSHAGLVKRLEAFGWQCVEVDGHDVLAVQEQLLSLKAINNRRPKALVARTLKGRGVPGLENEALSHILAPKAELLDELLKASDER
- a CDS encoding GHMP family kinase ATP-binding protein, with protein sequence MIITRTPYRVSFFGGGTDYPAWIQEHGGAVLATAIDKYCYITCRRLPPFFEHKHRIVYSIIENVSNIDQIKHPAVRATMQHEGVAEGLEIHHDGDLPARSGLGSSSSFTVGLLHALQALRGAMSNKDALAKTAIHIEQELLHENVGCQDQIISAFGGMNYVRFREDGTFDVSPVIASPERKAALKSHLMLCFTGFSRFSSDVARSQLENMAASAARLKRMRAMVDEGLEIFVNRSLPIEAFGELLHEAWLAKRTLSNKVTTDEIDAIYEAAREAGAIGGKLLGAGGGGFMLLFAKPERHAAIREKLKGLIHVPFDFEDSGSRVVLYQPNGL
- a CDS encoding transketolase family protein, translating into MSVKPRAMRDALLDQIHRAMAHDPKIFFVSADFGSPVLDRIRADHPARFVNVGVAEQNLINISSGLALEGYKVFAYAIAPFITMRCFEQIRVSLALLSEVRPMNVNLIGVGAGYSYVVSGPTHQCYEDITLMRGLPNFQVLSPSDHITTENLFGICAGTIGPKYLRLDAQVLPVLYPDGPPDVTKGFHVHRRGRKICLVATGYMVHTAFIVADRLREAGIDIGLVDLFDLARFSAKALHDELSPYQTIVSMEEGFAGRGGLDALLYNFLGHGALDAKLLNVGVEGGYRFELGSRAELHEQVGIGPDVVTKRLLQISASSSKTLPPLNGGRPQ
- a CDS encoding glycosyltransferase family 39 protein, producing MAERSDRAPAQWRRPFLRWLDGVEAGWAVPLLIGCFVAIWTLYLVVAYAGGGLHPDTLEAWTLGRHFEWGYHKHPPLSGWIVAAWTAIFPSTDWSLQLMAMANAGLALVFVDRIARQFVTGHKRVLVLLLLMLTPAYQFHAQRFNANAVLLATWPLATWCFLRAFETRAASWAVAAGCTTALAMLGKYYSIFLVASFAFAALAHPARRAYFTSASPWISIVVGLAALSPHIHWLATTGASTFVYALVHAGSYATMSLGEAKNFVLGLAAAMSVPAMLWMFIAGTRLQQFPADFAAMSPGLRLLFYVTIGTIMLPVSTSLVMGTDLPSLWALQGLFLFAVLVVCGASYPIERFYTVNLTVITAGVALAAVLVAAPVHAAYRNGHGYEEGREFYAEAASKLTREWRELTDKPLSIVSGDDPLAFAMAFYSSDHPHHERAFDYQRSLGSLQQSLDRGWAALCFRGQDYCNRWMDWVSARAGSLVRREFTVQASLAGRPGVTRIVVVLMVPPRRSDAVAESAADDFSASRRALD
- a CDS encoding DegT/DnrJ/EryC1/StrS family aminotransferase, which codes for MKFPLMRNNIAREDLDALIEHLKQDDPILTNGPNVRAFEQEWNEWLGTKYSVLVNSGASANLLTMAILKIRHPEGGEVIVPPLTWISDVASVIQNGFTPVFVDIDPTTLAMDATKIIDAITKRTRAVFLTHVQGFDGLTDELIQHLEKAGIPLIEDVCESHGATHRGKKLGSFGWISNFSFYYAHHMTTIEGGMICTNDHAAYQAARMLRSHGMVREANDPAIKESYVAAHPDLNPDFIFAHAAYNVRNTEIGGILGRRQLPRLDANVELRTANFLRFLSRINPDKFRTDFKTEGSSNYAFNLVLRQPDMDLAERLMSAMRAAGIEFRRGSAGGGNQLRQPYLKSFVPAEHYKKFPQTDHIHFFGFYIGNFPDLRIDEVDEICAILNAVN
- a CDS encoding NAD-dependent epimerase/dehydratase family protein, with translation MSYNILVTGGAGYIGSTLVPRLLDAGHKVTVLDNFMFKQSSLNQCCHHEGFSVVQGDIRSEQTMQPLLKKADVIFPLAALVGAPLCSRDPIGAKTTNHDAITMMLKHVSRNQRIIMPTTNSAYGSGDENNYCTEDSPLRPISQYAIDKVAVEKELMEHPNVISFRLATVFGMSPRMRLDLLVNDFVYRAANDRFVVLFEGHFKRNYIHVRDVARVFEHGLENFESMKGQIFNVGLSDANVSKKELCEHIQKFVPEFCFVDAEVGRDPDQRNYIVSNAKVEKTGYRPNVSLDDGIQELLKGFVMIKNSIYANV
- a CDS encoding multidrug effflux MFS transporter, whose product is MSDVNADDWVSSGHRPMGFPEFVIVIASIMALNPLAMDMMLPALPNIGTAFKIPVANHLQLVLSTFLIGFGAGQFIMGPLSDRFGRRPVLLGGMTVYAVASVLAIAAPTFETLLLARALQGFGTAATRVIATSIVRDCYVGRRMASVMSLAMMVFIAVPVVAPSFGQAVLLVSQWRGIFVVLTLYGLLALAWSVLRLPETLPESERRSLALGDVLAAFRQTVTHRQTIGYAIAAGSVMGALFAFVFSAQQVFTGIYHLGHYFPLAFAAIAAGVAIAGFLNAKLVGRLGMRVISHGALTLYTAVAGVMLMTEILGVLPLSLFMVLSALMMFSFGMMVANFTALAMEPQGHIAGTASSLYGSITTLIGIVVGMAIGQSFDGTLLPFSVGFFLSTLAALAIVLVVEKGRLFKPHHRPTA
- a CDS encoding D-sedoheptulose-7-phosphate isomerase — its product is MTAARAALLTRLTASIEAKRALLSDLDRIAAFEAIADVVVATYKSGGRLYIAGNGGSAADAQHLAAEFVSKLARDRAPLAAEALTVDTSILTAIGNDYGFDAVFSRQIEGKMTAKDIFLGITTSGNSRNILEALRTCRKLNIRTIIFSGGNGGLAAEEADHCLLAPSEVTSTIQEMHIIFAHALCECVENAMFPVRST